The following nucleotide sequence is from Aneurinibacillus soli.
CCTTGAAGTATCCTCTCCGGGAGCGGAACGACCGCTGAAACAAGAGAAAGATTTTGAACGGGCGGTTGGCAAGCATGTTCACGTGACGACAACCGAGCCGGTAAACGGCGACACCGTATTTGAAGGTGAATTGATCGCGTACGACGGGATTCAGCTGACTATTAAAGAAGCGAAGGCAGCTGTGGAAGTTCCGAAAGAGAAAATCGCAAGCGCCCGTTTGGCGATTGTGTTTTAAGAAGAAGTAAGGAGGATTAGGGATTACAATGAATGCTGAGTTTA
It contains:
- the rimP gene encoding ribosome maturation factor RimP, which encodes MSQDVIAVTEQLVTPIVEAENLELVDIEYVKEGSNWFLRVYIDKEDGVDIEDCGRVSEQLSKKLDEVDPIPVAYFLEVSSPGAERPLKQEKDFERAVGKHVHVTTTEPVNGDTVFEGELIAYDGIQLTIKEAKAAVEVPKEKIASARLAIVF